Within Zootoca vivipara chromosome 10, rZooViv1.1, whole genome shotgun sequence, the genomic segment ACCTTAAATTACAcgaacggactcacacaggtgaaaaaccatacgaatgtatggaatgtggaaagagtttcaatcAGAGTGGAAGCCTTAAATCACATGAACGGACTCACATgggtgaaaaaccatatgaatgcaaggagtgtggaaagagcttcaagcAGAGTGGATACCTGAAATTACACgaacggactcacacgggtgaaaaaccatatgaatgtatggagtgtgggaagaactTCAGTCAGAGGGCACACCTTAAATCACACGAAAAGACTCACAAAGGGGacaaaccttttaaatgtatggagtgtggaaagagcttccatcGAAGTGATACACTCAGAacacatcaacggattcacacaggggagaaactatTTACATGTagggagtgtgggaagagcttcagtcagattGGAAACCTCAACAAACATCAACAGACACattcaggggagaaaccatttaaatgtatggagtgtggaaagagcttcagtcagggtTCAAGTCTTAGTttacatcagcgaactcacacaggggagaaaccatttaaatgtatggagtgtgggaagtgcTTCCGTTTCAGTGCAAGCCTTACATCACATcgacggactcacacaggagagaaaccatttaaatgtatggagtgtgggaagtgcTTCCGTTTCAGTGCAGGCCTTAGAAcacaccaacggactcacacaggagagaaaccatttaaatgtatggagtgtggaaggagcttcagtcgGATTGGAACCCTTAAAATACATCAACGGAcgcatacaggggagaaaccatttaaatgtatggagtgtggaaagagctttagtgatAATGGAAAACTTAAAGTACATCAACGGAcgcatacaggggagaaaccatttaaatgcatggtgtgcggAATAAGCTCTAGTGATGGTGGAagccttagaaaacatcaacagactcatacaggagagaaaccatttaaatgtatggagtgtggaaagagcttcagtttcaataCAAACCTTAGAACACATCAActgactcacacaggggagaaaccatttaaatgcatggagtgtggaaagagcttcagtcaaaatgcGCACCTAACTTTACACCATCAAACtcatacaggtgagaaaccatttaaatgtatggagtgtggaaagagcttcattcagattggaaaccttagaatacatcaacggactcatacaggagagaaaccatttaaatgtatggagtgtggaaagagcttcagtagcaATCCAACCCTTAGATCACATCAACGGACACACACAGGCGAgggaaaaccatttaaatgcatggagtgcggaaagagcttcagttacacATCTACCCTTAGAACACATCAACTGAttcacacaagggagaaaccattcaaatgtatggagtgcggaaagaaaTTCAGTTACACATCAACGCTTAGaacacatcaacggactcacacaggtgtACAGAAAATGCTTCAGTCAGTGCTGAAGTCTTAGAAAATGTCAGCAgacatacaggagagaaaccatttaaatgtatggtgtgtggaaggagcttcagtcagagtggaacccTTGATTTACGTCAACAAACTCATTCAAAAGACAAACATATAAATGTTGTGGTATTTTAAGGTTGTGGGTCATAAAAAACCTTTTGGCCCACGGAGTTTACTGCCGGCAGGATAATCAGCTCGATTTACAACCTTGTCCGATGTTTATGGCTGCCCAGCACTCTTCCAAATGCGCACAGCCAAACTTCAATTCTCTTCAAACGTAGCAGAATTCCAGCACAGCAAGGACGATGGCAATTGTCTGTGTCTCCATTGTGGTGTCTCAAATAACAACTGACACCAATGCTTCTATTCTAATAAGTCTTTATTTAGAAGCATAAAGTAACATGTCTGCAGCTCCTATCTCTCTTACAGAAACGAAAACTAACTCTCTCAGACTCAGACTCCTACATACTCTGACAGACTGAGACAGAACtggaaaacaaaggagaaaatgcCCGGATAATATGGGCAGTCACCCAGAGAATAAGAAAGCCCGCAGGAGTGTTTAACTCTGTCCTGTCTAGAACCCCAACAGGATAGTACAGTAGATAGAGATTCAGTCCTAGTGGAAGTCCCACATCAACAGACTCATGGACAGGAAGAACTGTTAGAGTTGAAACCGTACAAACCAACAACAAACTCAAAGAGGATAAGCAGCTTAAATGGAAAGATTGCAGAAAGTGCTTTACTTATAATGGAACATCGAGGGGCTCTGAGGGAAGAacccatttagatgtatggagtgcggaacgTGTTCTTCTGAATCCACTCTTTTCTTCACAGCAATGAACTCAGCAGGAAATCAATCTTAAAAGTGTGACATGTATGTGGAGTTCTGGTGTTTATATGTAAAATTGTGTAGTAATGAAATAATGAAGGAAATGACTCACAATAGGGAGTAAAATCGAAGATGTAAAGTACCATTTGATAGTGAGGGTGAATCTGGATTGCTGGT encodes:
- the LOC118090880 gene encoding oocyte zinc finger protein XlCOF6-like: MRTHSSHQQTQTGEKLFKGMESGKSFTDSGKLRTHGRTHMGKKKLKCRECGKSFSDSGSLRKHQRTHTGEKPFKCMECGKSFSQNGNLKLHERTHTGEKPYECMECGKSFNQSGSLKSHERTHMGEKPYECKECGKSFKQSGYLKLHERTHTGEKPYECMECGKNFSQRAHLKSHEKTHKGDKPFKCMECGKSFHRSDTLRTHQRIHTGEKLFTCRECGKSFSQIGNLNKHQQTHSGEKPFKCMECGKSFSQGSSLSLHQRTHTGEKPFKCMECGKCFRFSASLTSHRRTHTGEKPFKCMECGKCFRFSAGLRTHQRTHTGEKPFKCMECGRSFSRIGTLKIHQRTHTGEKPFKCMECGKSFSDNGKLKVHQRTHTGEKPFKCMVCGISSSDGGSLRKHQQTHTGEKPFKCMECGKSFSFNTNLRTHQLTHTGEKPFKCMECGKSFSQNAHLTLHHQTHTGEKPFKCMECGKSFIQIGNLRIHQRTHTGEKPFKCMECGKSFSSNPTLRSHQRTHTGEGKPFKCMECGKSFSYTSTLRTHQLIHTREKPFKCMECGKKFSYTSTLRTHQRTHTGVQKMLQSVLKS